The genome window GGTTGAATAAACCAGTGTATTCCACGAATATAATTTTAAACATGGTTATATTTAGAGACTTAAATAAATACTTTTaagtaaaaaaaagtttaattattatttatagaCTTAAAAAATAGTTATTTAGAGACTCATATATctataattaaatattaaataataagtATCTATAATTGAATTTATATTAAATATCTAAAAATATTTTCTCTTAATATCAATATTTTATAGGAGAAAGACGTGAGAAAACACAAGTTAAAGAGgtctaaaataataaaataatgacaagtgtctcccaatttatttatatttacttgttatttttaaagttaatCACATAGTTAGTTTATGtgatttgcacaaaataacatacttagatactaatagtttaaaatcacattctaggatattaacttttcattttgtaacgtttggatgTATTAAcattatttgtaggtttaaaatcacattttattattacctaagtatgttattttgtgcaaaccacaaggactaactatgttaataccctagtaGTTAATACCtcaaaacgttacaaaatgaaaagttaatatcttaaaaggtgattttaaactattagtaactaaatatgttattttgtgcaaaacacagtgactaactatgtaattaacttttatttttattttattttattagttaTGATAACTATAAGGCCACCTGGTATACTCTAACATCCATTGGTGTTAATCCTAGTTGGCATCCGTTAACACTTGTTAAACCGCTCCTGAAGGGTGTTAAGAGGCATTAAAAACTTCATATGTTAAGATGTTAACTAGGAGAGAGGGGGAGAGAATCAAGCATTGCAAAATTTATACACACAACAACAtgctatatatatgtattttaattaattttaagggGAGTTAATGGGGTTAAACCATTTCTTTGGTGTGTTATGAAGGTGAAAGAGGATCAAATAGGTGATGTGGTGCCTACATGTAGTTAAAGGGCGTTAAAGTATACCCAATAGCCTAATATCTAGTTTTCtttcaaaataattttttttgttaaattttgttaCATTGATACTGTAAAGCTATTTTATTTATGACTCACTATTTTTACATTTCGATTTAAACAACTTTTTGATTTGTTATCATGTTGTCGTTTtagatatttttattatttggttcCGTATCTCTTCTTTCgatcatttgtaactttttaattattaattaataaataaaactaaaTCATTTTACACACACTATTTTATAATTATTACGTACATGATTACTATAAAGATGCATATATAAACATCTTATAAAAATCAGAATTTGATTCATTTCACTTGGACGAGTATACAGAAAAACCTAAAAAAGAGTAATCCAAACACTTTCATTTGGCATCCAGTCTCCCTACAAGTATTCCACTAGATTGCTTCACTTACACAAATTGCACATATTCCAATATGATATCTTcgattttttaagtttatttatCTACTATTTAAATTAAAACAAACAATAAATTGTGATTCCTTTTCATTCACACGAGAAGTTGGGTGCAAACAAGCCGAAGTGAACCATATAAGTTAAGTTCGGATTTGTTTACTAAACAATCTTATTTTTAGGTTTGGGTTTGGGCTCACTTAAGCGGGGCTcgttttgagtttttttttcaaGTTGATCTCAAGTAGCTTGCAAGTCAGGGGCGGACCTATAGGGGTAACCCCGTTGTCCCTTGACGCTCCGGTGACGCTccgacggtagtgtaaattttggaaaatttgatgttttttcgatttcgttacctcTTTTTTTGAAACGTTACCTCTAtgcggattttctagatccgccactgtcgCAAGTAGCTTTGCTCGTTTACACAGGGGCCGACCTGTTACAAGGGATAACCCCTGTTGCCCCTTAACGCTTCaacggtagtgtaaattttgaaaaaaatatttGACGTTCTTTCGATTTTGGTACCTCTTTTTTTGAAACGTAACACCTATGCGGATTTTCTAGATCCACCACTCTGTTTACACCGCCGAGAAGAAATATATATACCGATTCATGTCAAAATAATATTATATCATATAAAACTAATATGATCAAAATAGAGAAGTTTTAAATCTCAATGCAACAAAATTTTAAGTCATAAATCTCAATGTTAGTAACATAAAGCTATGTTATCATAGAAGTTTCAACTGCAAAAATCACATATACCATTCACCCAATTCTTtttctaagaccatgtgtagtggtgaacaaacaTAATACCCCCACCCACGGGCATTgtgcgacacgtgtcatcccagtcagcaaaTGGGCATTACGGGCGTTTTTCACAAATAGGCGTAGTgggataatgcccaataatgccccattatttaaaaaaataaaagtaaactaaactaaaaattagGTGGAATATTCTTGTTGGCTAAAATGGAAATGAGAATGCAGGCTAAGGCGTGATtacaaaaacgccaaaacaattTTTGGCTCGGAACACGCCACAAAACGCCACCGCGTAATGGGCTATGGGCGTGAttaggcgttttttttttttgaatttttttttataaaaaacgccccactacgggtggtctaagttTCAACTCGAATCATATCCActaaacaatacatacatacaaatataTTATACGGTTTTCACAGTCCCCTACTTAATTTTTGTATCAAAGATACCCCAAATAACTTAGAAAACCATAAATGTTAACAAAAGATGAGAGTTTTGTAAGATCCATTAGGAAAATTCATCATATGTACAATCGTAAGTCATAACCTACCATTTCTACATTTAAACATCATTAATCAATCTTTCGTCCCAAACATAAAGTTCCTAGTTCGAGATgaacaacacaacacaacaccaACAAGGTAAAAACTAACACAAGCACTAACCGAAAACACCCATACCGAAATCGGCCCGTCTTCTTTCCCCTCTTCATAAGCCTGTTCCGGCTCAACCGGTCGCTCTTTCGTCCCACAACCATCACCAGAACCCGAAGACTCCACACATAGATTCGGGTTCCCCGCAAACGCACCAGAAAACCTCCAATACCCTTTCGTCTTGTTAACAATCCCCGAGAAATAATTGAACGAAAGATTCAAATGCGTCAAATTCCCGAGACTCGATAAGTTTTCGGGTACTTGACCCGATAACGAATTATGCGATAAATCGAGAATCTTCAAGCTCCACATCGACTGTAAGTTCCCGGGAATTTGACCGCCGAGAAAGTTGTGAGACAAATTTAGATACTCCAAACCGTGTAAGGTAAAAAGGGCGTCCGGGATCTGCCCGTGTAACATGTTATCCGATAAATCGATCATGACCGTTGATGACAAGTTGTAATTCAGATGCAAATCATCACCCATAACCACAGATAGTTTACTATCTAACAATGGCACTTTAGGGGTTTCTTTATTAAAGTTACCATTGTTAAAATGTAAACTAACATTAAAGATACCATCAGGGATGTCGCCGGAAAACATGTTACCAGACAAATCGATCGTTTGGATAGCTTCGAACATGAAAATCCAGCTTGAAATCGGCCCGCTGAAATTGTTGTGTGCAAGCGAAAGATATCGGAGGTTTGACCATTTGGTCAACGCGTCGTTTAGAGGTCCCGAGAGATTGTTATAGCTTAAATCTACAACCTCTAGTGATTTACATCCGGCTAAAGTCAACGGGATTTGACCAGAAATCTTGTTGTTGCTGACATCGAGAATCTTTAAACTGTCTAATGCGTCGAGCTCAGGTTGGATTTCACCCGAAagattgttgttgttgagaatTAACGCGAGTAGTTGAAAGCAACCGACGAAGTTCAAAGGGATTGAACCAGATAACGAGTTATGAGATAAATCGATCACTTGAAGATACGTTAAGTTCCCGATTCGTGATGGGATTTCACCCGTGAGAAGATTGTGCGAAAGAAACATCGCTTGTAAGCTTTTCAATTCGGTAAAATCTAACGGGATTTCACCCGAGAACTGGTTGTGCGAAAGGTCTAAAAGAACAAGACCCGATTTCTCCGACGATTCGAGAATCTTTCTAGGAAGATAACCCGACAACCGATTATAACTCAAATCCATAACAATCAACCTGTTGGAAAACACGAATCTTGGAGAAATCTCGTAGCTTAGCCGATTAGACGACAAATTAAGATGCGTCAAAACTCTAAGTGACGAAATGCAAGTCGGAATCCCCCCTTCGAGTGAGTTTTCGGCTAAATTTAAGACCGAAAGCGTGTCGACTGACGATGACAAGCACGGTAAGGTACCCGAAAACGAATTCGACTCAAGATTAAGGTGCTCTAAAGCTTGCATGAAATCCGGTAAGTTACCGGACAAATTATTATGAGATAAACCCACAAACTTAAGAGATTTTAGGTGCAACAAACCCTCTGGTATCTCCCCATGAAACAAATTAGACCCTAATTCTACCTTTTGCAGCTTCAATGAGAAATTCCCAATCCAAACAGGAAGCATTGCTTCAAACATATTGTGACCGAAATCGAGTCGAACTAACCGGCTCAATTTCATGAGTGTATCAGGAACAGCACCACTAAACATATTAAAACTAAGATCCAAAGTTTTCAAATTCCAAAATGACCCAAAACAAGGTGGAACAGGGCCAAGAAGGTTGTTATGTGACAAATTTAGGGTTTCAAGATAAGAAAGTTTACACAAACTTGTATGAAGCTGGCCTGATAAACCGAATCCAGTGAAGTTAACTGCAATAACTCTACCATTCCATCTGGAGCAAGTAACCCCAGTCCAGTTTCcacaacccgacccgacccacaACAGTTTCTGATTCGGGTCACGAACCTCTGACTTAAACAGAAGAAGAGAAGCTCTGTCTTGAACACTCAGAGGCATTTCGTCGAACACATTGTCTGCATTAGCAACCGACGAACAAATCGGTGTAATCCAAAGGAAAACCACCATAACCCGAAGCAAAAACGCTATGTAGCTCTTTTCACACATATCACATCTTGTTTCCATCGATTTGGAGATGAAACGGCTTCAAGATTGTTGAAAAATACCCAAATTTCAAGAACTAAAGATGAGGGTTTTCATCTTTCAAAGCTGAAACAAAGATAAATGCAAAATTTTAGGCAAATCTTGCAAGAAATTATGTGAGTGTGACAGACAGACATTGGCATTAAAAGATTATTAAGAATCAAAATATAAAGAAGAAAAAAACATTATTCTTCTGGAGTGTACTCAAGGCAAGTGTGTTATAGCTTTTAGAACTTTATTTACTTGTTCATATAACCTTTTGATAAGCGTGAAAAAAATCTCTGTCGAGGCATCTTTCGATTTGCCTACTTTTTACACGCGTGGTTGCACGCTCTTTCATACTATTTTctgcttttttttatttttgtttttgcgTAATATGGGTTTTTAATTTGTAAAAGCTTAAACGGGTTGATTAAATAATTGATTTGTCTTCTTTTCATGCTCTaccttttgttttattttttcgTGAATGTTTTTAAGGTGTTTTTAAACAATGTTTCACCGGTTTGAAGAGTTTTGTAGTTGGTTAAATATGATTCAGGTGAAAATAAGTCTGGTATAAAAAGGACAAGGATGTACAgggtaaaaaaacaaataaatttgTAGTAGAATTAAATTTGGTGGTGATATGCTAATAAATTTATACATTTCATATAGTATTGGTGAAATTTAAGAAAAAAGACATTATTAACTAAAGTTAAGTTCGGTTCGGGTTTTCCCCTTGAGCTAGGTACGTTCATGGTAAATATTTTAAATTCTTAAAATATATTAACGTTCGTCAATAACTAGTAAATTTCTTTGCGGTTGCGGCGATGTCAAAACGTAACGTAATTCGAATTTATACAGTCTaataaaaacgtattatatttgacgtAACTCGTTTTCGAGCAGAAGTTgcgtcaaaacgtagaccaactgaaaacgtatataaaaataagcacgaaaacagATTATATTTGACCCGGCTTATTCGCAAAAGAAATTTGCACCGAAACGTtaaccaacttgaatttatagtGACACGTACATCAAAATAAACGCGCAAGAATATTATGTTTTTATGTAAATAATGGTACGGCTCATTACGTCGGCgtcaaaacgtaaagtaacttGAATTTGTATCGtttaatgaaaatatattatagttgacccgactcattttagaacaaagtttatgtcaaaaggtaaacaaactaagaacatacataaaataattataaaaacgTATTATATCTAAGCCTAtttatttctaaaaaaaatatgttaaaacGTAAATCAACTGGAATGACACGCTCATACAAGATTATAAAGTCTTTAGAAAGTTCAATAAATGataaaagtaaaagaaaaaataaaaagacACTACaagacacaaaaaaaaattatgtgtaGACATAACTTAAAATTGTAGTCATATATAAAAACTAAGAGTAGAATTAGTATATATTACTATTactttactatatattaataaataaatagtgattttaatattataataaactTTCGTTATATATATTGGTGTTGATTTAAAAAACGAAAGTTTTTTGCTCATCTCTTTTaatgtttttttctacattttctttttattcttgtcaacacttccgttcgcaacacgctcgtagtgattcAAGACACATGTAAACagagactaaataacaaaagaaattcgccgcaacgcggcgaacTTTTTTAAACCTAGTTATAATCAAAATAAAAGCACATTAACGTGAAAACCATTTGTGAAATAAAATATTGCCTACTAGGCGTCATCTCAAATCCTCAACACCACCTAAGTAGAAGAGACCAAATGGTCTTCGGCCTAGTGGTACCAAGATATCGGATATGATACACGTGGTGAGAGTTCAATACACATGGTGGACAAAAAATATACAATTTAGTAGTAGAATTAGAGAATGTGTGAgttgttataaaaataaaaatctaaaCAGAGGGAAAACCACACTTACATGCTTGAAGGGATGTAATGGTCATGCAGATATGAAAAAACTTTCGTTTTTTTAAATCAACACCAATATTCACAGATGTACATATTGTCTAAGTGGCCACAACCACGCCACCATAGAAGCCCCAGCAACGCCCAAGAAGGGTGAGGTGGTACGCCCCACACCCACTCTTGGTCTTCACTATTTGAGTGAAATGTATGCGTATGGCTTAAAAGTGAGCATCATACCATTAAAAAGAGCATTAAAAGAATCATACTCACAAAATATGACATCGTGTAATATTGAAAGGTTAGTGCAATTCTGCTTGTAAATATATAGTTTGTGTTAAAAGAATGAAAAAGAACTTCCTCCACAAGAGTTATTTTCACATGTTCAACGGCAGAACGTGGATGTAAAATCATGAATCAAAAATTATATAGGGTTTTGTTAAAACTGGATTATAGGTTTGCTTACATAACAAATATGAAATTAAAAAGTTTGTTTTCAGTACTTTTCTGAATTGTTATCATGTTTTGGACTCAGGAGGGGTTTCCAAGGTAGGACTAGAATGAAACAAAAACTAATGTAATGGGCAAACTCGAAACCCTAATCATTTAGGTCAGGTGACGAGAAGGATATTTGGGCATGAGATTGCATTTGGATTGGATTTAAAAATTTTCACAGTAATGAACGTATATGGCATTAGGTGATATTCAACCCAATTTCCCGAAACATGTATGCCTATTTACTCAAACCATTtctgtaaataatattttttggtgttttcattttccttcattcttgattATAGAATAATGGGGAATTGGACTTTAATAACCCTATTTTGATATGTT of Helianthus annuus cultivar XRQ/B chromosome 1, HanXRQr2.0-SUNRISE, whole genome shotgun sequence contains these proteins:
- the LOC110880068 gene encoding receptor-like protein CLAVATA2 — translated: METRCDMCEKSYIAFLLRVMVVFLWITPICSSVANADNVFDEMPLSVQDRASLLLFKSEVRDPNQKLLWVGSGCGNWTGVTCSRWNGRVIAVNFTGFGLSGQLHTSLCKLSYLETLNLSHNNLLGPVPPCFGSFWNLKTLDLSFNMFSGAVPDTLMKLSRLVRLDFGHNMFEAMLPVWIGNFSLKLQKVELGSNLFHGEIPEGLLHLKSLKFVGLSHNNLSGNLPDFMQALEHLNLESNSFSGTLPCLSSSVDTLSVLNLAENSLEGGIPTCISSLRVLTHLNLSSNRLSYEISPRFVFSNRLIVMDLSYNRLSGYLPRKILESSEKSGLVLLDLSHNQFSGEIPLDFTELKSLQAMFLSHNLLTGEIPSRIGNLTYLQVIDLSHNSLSGSIPLNFVGCFQLLALILNNNNLSGEIQPELDALDSLKILDVSNNKISGQIPLTLAGCKSLEVVDLSYNNLSGPLNDALTKWSNLRYLSLAHNNFSGPISSWIFMFEAIQTIDLSGNMFSGDIPDGIFNVSLHFNNGNFNKETPKVPLLDSKLSVVMGDDLHLNYNLSSTVMIDLSDNMLHGQIPDALFTLHGLEYLNLSHNFLGGQIPGNLQSMWSLKILDLSHNSLSGQVPENLSSLGNLTHLNLSFNYFSGIVNKTKGYWRFSGAFAGNPNLCVESSGSGDGCGTKERPVEPEQAYEEGKEDGPISVWVFSVSACVSFYLVGVVLCCSSRTRNFMFGTKD